The Sorangiineae bacterium MSr11954 DNA segment TCGTCTCCTTGCTCGCCCGCTCGCAAATCACCCTGGTGGCGGTCGACGAAGCGCACTGCATCGCCCAATGGGGCCACGACTTCCGCCCCGATTACCTTCGCATCGGCGGCATCCTCGAGCGCCTCGCCCCGCCGCGCGTCCTCGCGTGCACGGCCACCGCCACCCCGGCCGTCCGCCGTGAAATCCGCGCGGCGCTCGGCTTTCGCGAGGGCGCGAGCACCGAAGTGCTGCGCGGCTTCGCCCGTCCCAACCTGCACCTGGCCGCCCGCTATATCGACGGCCCGCGCGAAGCCCGCGCCGCCCTCTTCTCCGCGCTGGACGAGGCGCTCGGCTCGCCCAAATCCCCCCGCGGCGGCGCCATCGTCTACGCTGCAACCCGGCGCACCACCGAACAATTCGCCGAGCTCCTCCGCGAAAAGAGCTACCGCGTCGGCGCCTACCACGCCGGTCTCGATGCGAGCTCGCGCACCACCGTCTCGAGCGCATTCTCCGAGCGCAAGCTCGACGTGGTGGTCGCGACCAACGCCTTTGGCATGGGCATCGACCGACCCGACATCCGCCTGGTGGTCCACGTCCAACCGCCGTCCTCCATCGAAGCGTATTACCAAGAAGTCGGCCGCGCCGGCCGCGACGAAGCCACCGCCCACGGCCTTCTCCTCTGCAGCGGCGCCGACATCGCCCTGCGCCGCCGCCTGGTCGAAACGGACCGCGACGGCATGAACGCGTCCACCGAACAAGCCGCCCGCGCCTGGTCCCTCTTCCGCGAGCTCCTCCTCTACCTCGACGCCGGGACCTGCCGCCACGACTTCGTCCTCCGTTATTTCGGCGACGAGCACGAGCTCCTCGGCGGTTGCGGCCACTGCGACGTCTGCGCCACCATCGACGCCCGCCACCTCGCAGGCGCCCCATCTCCCGACTCGACCGACAGCAGCCAAGCCGAGCGCACGAGCCTCATCGTCCGCAAAGCCCTCTCCGCCGTCGCCCGCGCCGACCGCCGCGCCGGCCTGGTCGCCATCGCCGAAATGCTCCACGGCGACCGCACCACCCGCGCCGAGCGCTTCGGATTCACCGAGCTCTCGACCTTTGGCCTGCTGAGCGAGCACAACCCCGACTTCATCGTGGCCCTTTTACGCGCCATGCTCGCCGCCGGCTGGATCGATCTCACCCCAACAGACCACCCCGTCCCCTTCTTAACGGGCCCCGGCCGCGACGTGATGCACGGCCGCATCGCCGCGCGCATCGCCCTTCCGCCCGAAGCCCCCTCCCGTCGCACCCATCGACGCGACGGGGCGACGGATCGCTCACGCAGCTCGGGCGCCCGTGCG contains these protein-coding regions:
- a CDS encoding ATP-dependent DNA helicase; the encoded protein is MQSPPPSPDVDLERALNERFQLPSFRPWQKDAIEALLYGPGRVLLIAPTGGGKSLTYQLPAALLPGTTLVVSPLVALMEDQVRSLTARGIHATYLASTLEPDVRRHREALLARGAYKLVYAAPERLASESFVSLLARSQITLVAVDEAHCIAQWGHDFRPDYLRIGGILERLAPPRVLACTATATPAVRREIRAALGFREGASTEVLRGFARPNLHLAARYIDGPREARAALFSALDEALGSPKSPRGGAIVYAATRRTTEQFAELLREKSYRVGAYHAGLDASSRTTVSSAFSERKLDVVVATNAFGMGIDRPDIRLVVHVQPPSSIEAYYQEVGRAGRDEATAHGLLLCSGADIALRRRLVETDRDGMNASTEQAARAWSLFRELLLYLDAGTCRHDFVLRYFGDEHELLGGCGHCDVCATIDARHLAGAPSPDSTDSSQAERTSLIVRKALSAVARADRRAGLVAIAEMLHGDRTTRAERFGFTELSTFGLLSEHNPDFIVALLRAMLAAGWIDLTPTDHPVPFLTGPGRDVMHGRIAARIALPPEAPSRRTHRRDGATDRSRSSGARASRPPSSQEQAELMDDEQRPLFERLRAHRSEVAKERGVPAYVIAPNRTLVELAQQRPRTMGALSGIHGFGPARIAEYGEGFLAVLTGE